In Amaranthus tricolor cultivar Red isolate AtriRed21 chromosome 3, ASM2621246v1, whole genome shotgun sequence, a single window of DNA contains:
- the LOC130808946 gene encoding 2-methoxy-6-polyprenyl-1,4-benzoquinol methylase, mitochondrial: MALRAFLRNPRSKFLPFFSCASRLHSHATSFGFKEVLEEDKSQMVGNVFTSVASNYDVMNDLMSAGLHRLWKDRLVEELNPFPGMKHLDVAGGTGDVAFRVLDSIKRKAMQDVSGDPLLEETKIYVCDINPNMLDVGKKRALERGLGQDRSLIWVEGDAEALKFEDDSMDGYTIAFGIRNVTHIEKALAEAYRVLRCGGRFLCLELSHVEAPVFKQLYDFYSFSIIPSVGELVAGDRDSYQYLVESIRRFPSQDKFASMIAEAGFQKVEYENLVGGVVAIHSGVKV; the protein is encoded by the exons ATGGCGTTGAGAGCTTTTCTCAGGAATCCACGCTCCAAGTTTTTGCCTTTCTTCTCTTGCGCTTCGCGTCTGCATTCTCACGCCACTAGCTTCG GTTTCAAGGAGGTGCTTGAGGAGGATAAAAGTCAAATGGTTGGAAATGTCTTCACAAGTGTTGCTTCAAATTATGATGTAATGAATGATCTAATGAGTGCTGGTCTCCATAGATTATGGAAAGATAG ATTGGTAGAAGAATTGAATCCTTTTCCTGGAATGAAGCATCTGGATGTGGCTGGTGGAACAG GTGATGTTGCATTTAGGGTTCTGGACTCAATAAAGCGCAAAGCAATGCAAGATGTATCTGGAGATCCTTTACTGGAAGAAACTAAGATTTATGTTTGTGACATCAATCCAAATATGTTAGATGTTGGCAAAAAGAGGGCATTGGAAAGAG GTCTTGGGCAAGATAGGTCTCTAATATGGGTGGAAGGAGATGCTGAAGCTTTGAAGTTTGAAGATGATTCAATGGATGGCTACACTATTGCATTTGGGATCAGGAATGTCACACACATTGAGAAAGCTCTGGCAGAAGCCTACAG GGTGCTTAGATGTGGAGGGCGGTTTCTTTGTCTAGAATTAAGCCATGTAGAAGCTCCTGTTTTCAAGCAATT GTATGATTTCTATTCATTTTCCATAATTCCATCCGTAGGAGAGTTGGTTGCAGGAGATAGAGACTCCTACCAGTATTTGGTTGAAAGTATTCGTCGCTTCCCTTCTCAG GACAAATTTGCATCAATGATAGCAGAAGCAGGTTTTCAGAAAGTAGAGTACGAAAATCTAGTCGGTGGAGTCGTCGCTATCCATTCAGGGGTGAAAGTTTAG